A single Scleropages formosus chromosome 4, fSclFor1.1, whole genome shotgun sequence DNA region contains:
- the cdx1b gene encoding homeobox protein CDX-1b isoform X2, protein MYVSYLLEKDSSMYPNSVRHPSLNLNPQNFVPAPPQYSDFTGYHHVPGINNDPHHGQSGAWNPTYAPPRDDWTPYGAGTGPSTSNPGQISFSPPEFSPVQPNALLPPSMNAPVGQLSPNSQRRNPYDWIRRSAPPSNSGKTRTKDKYRVVYTDHQRLELEKEFHYSRYITIRRKAELATALNLSERQVKIWFQNRRAKERKVNKKKMQQPQQASTTTPTPPGVGAPGSVAMVTSSSSGLVSPSIPMTIKEEF, encoded by the exons ATGTACGTGAGCTACCTTTTGGAGAAGGACTCGAGCATGTACCCGAACTCCGTGAGACACCCGAGCCTCAACCTGAACCCCCAGAACTTCGTCCCGGCGCCTCCGCAGTACTCGGACTTCACGGGGTACCACCACGTGCCGGGCATTAACAACGACCCGCACCACGGGCAGAGCGGAGCCTGGAACCCCACGTACGCGCCGCCGCGGGACGACTGGACCCCCTATGGCGCGGGAACAGGACCCTCCACCTCAAACCCGGGCCAGATCAGCTTCAGCCCCCCGGAGTTCTCACCCGTGCAGCCTAACGCGCTCCTGCCTCCGTCCATGAACGCGCCCGTGGGACAGCTGTCCCCGAACTCCCAGCGCAGGAACCCGTACGACTGGATTCGCCGCAGCGCCCCGCCGTCCAACTCAG GTAAGACTCGCACGAAAGACAAGTACCGAGTGGTGTACACAGACCACCAGcggctggagctggagaaggagttcCACTACAGCCGATACATCACCATCAGGAGGAAGGCGGAACTCGCCACGGCCCTAAACCTCTCCGAGCGACAG GTGAAaatctggttccagaacaggCGAGCCAAGGAGAGGAAGGTGAATAAAAAGAAGATGCAGCAGCCACAACAGGCCTCCACAACCACTCCTACTCCACCGGGGGTTGGTGCCCCAGGGAGCGTCGCTATggtgaccagcagcagcagtggtcTTGTATCGCCATCAATACCAATGACTATTAAAGAGGAGTTCTGA
- the cdx1b gene encoding homeobox protein CDX-1b isoform X1 — MYVSYLLEKDSSMYPNSVRHPSLNLNPQNFVPAPPQYSDFTGYHHVPGINNDPHHGQSGAWNPTYAPPRDDWTPYGAGTGPSTSNPGQISFSPPEFSPVQPNALLPPSMNAPVGQLSPNSQRRNPYDWIRRSAPPSNSAGKTRTKDKYRVVYTDHQRLELEKEFHYSRYITIRRKAELATALNLSERQVKIWFQNRRAKERKVNKKKMQQPQQASTTTPTPPGVGAPGSVAMVTSSSSGLVSPSIPMTIKEEF, encoded by the exons ATGTACGTGAGCTACCTTTTGGAGAAGGACTCGAGCATGTACCCGAACTCCGTGAGACACCCGAGCCTCAACCTGAACCCCCAGAACTTCGTCCCGGCGCCTCCGCAGTACTCGGACTTCACGGGGTACCACCACGTGCCGGGCATTAACAACGACCCGCACCACGGGCAGAGCGGAGCCTGGAACCCCACGTACGCGCCGCCGCGGGACGACTGGACCCCCTATGGCGCGGGAACAGGACCCTCCACCTCAAACCCGGGCCAGATCAGCTTCAGCCCCCCGGAGTTCTCACCCGTGCAGCCTAACGCGCTCCTGCCTCCGTCCATGAACGCGCCCGTGGGACAGCTGTCCCCGAACTCCCAGCGCAGGAACCCGTACGACTGGATTCGCCGCAGCGCCCCGCCGTCCAACTCAG caGGTAAGACTCGCACGAAAGACAAGTACCGAGTGGTGTACACAGACCACCAGcggctggagctggagaaggagttcCACTACAGCCGATACATCACCATCAGGAGGAAGGCGGAACTCGCCACGGCCCTAAACCTCTCCGAGCGACAG GTGAAaatctggttccagaacaggCGAGCCAAGGAGAGGAAGGTGAATAAAAAGAAGATGCAGCAGCCACAACAGGCCTCCACAACCACTCCTACTCCACCGGGGGTTGGTGCCCCAGGGAGCGTCGCTATggtgaccagcagcagcagtggtcTTGTATCGCCATCAATACCAATGACTATTAAAGAGGAGTTCTGA